A single genomic interval of Acidimicrobiia bacterium harbors:
- a CDS encoding polyprenol monophosphomannose synthase, which yields MPRSTRPLVVIPTYQEAENIVTVLEQVRAVAPELSVLVVDDGSPDGTADLAESAGVALGQISVLRRTHKSGLGGAYRAGFEWGIEMGYDVLVEMDADLSHNPADVPRLLDAVDNGASLAVGSRYVSGGGTPHWPLRRRLLSRWGNRYAGMVLGLGVRDATAGFRAYRAELLQAIDYQTTSADGYAFQVEMAYRVRRAGGLITEVPIIFSDRVRGTSKMSSRIVAEAMLLVTWWALRDRVFRRGR from the coding sequence GTGCCCCGCTCGACGCGCCCGTTGGTGGTGATTCCGACCTACCAAGAGGCGGAAAACATTGTGACGGTTCTCGAGCAGGTGCGCGCGGTGGCCCCCGAGTTGTCGGTGCTCGTGGTGGACGACGGCAGTCCCGACGGGACGGCGGACCTCGCTGAGTCGGCGGGGGTGGCGTTGGGTCAGATTTCGGTGTTGCGCCGCACCCACAAGTCGGGGCTGGGCGGCGCCTATCGGGCCGGCTTCGAGTGGGGTATCGAGATGGGCTACGACGTGTTGGTGGAGATGGATGCCGACCTGTCCCACAACCCCGCCGATGTGCCGCGTCTGCTGGACGCAGTGGACAACGGTGCGTCGTTGGCGGTGGGCTCTCGCTACGTAAGTGGTGGCGGCACCCCGCATTGGCCCCTGCGGCGGCGCCTTCTGTCGCGTTGGGGAAACCGATATGCCGGCATGGTGTTAGGTCTCGGCGTGCGGGATGCCACCGCAGGGTTTCGTGCCTACCGGGCCGAATTGCTCCAGGCCATCGACTACCAGACCACCAGTGCCGATGGCTACGCCTTCCAGGTGGAGATGGCCTACCGCGTCCGGCGGGCGGGGGGGTTGATCACAGAGGTGCCGATCATCTTCTCCGACCGGGTGCGCGGCACCTCCAAAATGTCGTCACGGATCGTGGCCGAAGCCATGCTCCTGGTTACCTGGTGGGCCCTGCGAGATCGAGTGTTTCGGCGGGGCCGCTAA
- a CDS encoding NAD(P)/FAD-dependent oxidoreductase: MPAPTDSSAPTQDPGRVVVIGAGPAGLTAAYQLGKAGHPCTILEGTSVVGGISQTVVRDGWRFDIGGHRFFTKVPEVEALWHEILPEEDFMLRPRASRIYYQGKFYAYPIKPLNALRNLGLIEATRCVLSYGWVRIHPPADQSTLEGYIATNYGWRLYGHFFRTYSEKVWGVPPSQISAEWGAQRIKGMSLFKAVWEPLRARLAGRRAGRQQVTSLIEEFQYPKFGPGMMWERCQDLVVEQGSTILFHAPVTSIRHRDGLAVSVSTPDDLHEVDHVISSMPFNALLRAMDPPVPAPVLAAANDLGFRDFLSVALVVPADKVAWTDNWIYIHAPEVKTMRVQNFGSWSPHMVKDGHNVLGLEYTVEQGDEWWNASDEELIEKGKTELEALGLMQASDVEAGYVVRMPKAYPLYDATYKANVETLRDWLRQNASNVHPVGRNGMHKYNNQDHSMYTAMLTVENLLGASHDIWDVNVEEEYHEESSGKGGTGRDAPILPKRA, translated from the coding sequence ATGCCCGCGCCTACCGACTCGTCCGCCCCCACCCAAGACCCTGGCCGCGTGGTGGTCATCGGCGCTGGTCCGGCTGGGCTCACCGCTGCCTATCAGTTGGGTAAGGCCGGACACCCCTGCACCATCCTGGAGGGCACGAGCGTGGTGGGCGGCATCAGCCAGACCGTGGTGCGCGACGGTTGGCGATTCGACATCGGCGGTCATCGCTTCTTCACCAAGGTGCCCGAGGTGGAAGCGCTGTGGCACGAAATCCTGCCCGAGGAAGATTTCATGCTGCGACCACGGGCGAGCCGCATCTACTACCAGGGAAAGTTTTACGCCTACCCGATCAAACCCTTGAACGCCCTCCGCAACCTCGGCCTCATCGAGGCCACTCGCTGCGTGCTTTCTTACGGTTGGGTGCGGATCCACCCGCCCGCCGATCAGAGCACCCTGGAGGGCTACATCGCCACCAACTACGGATGGCGCCTCTACGGGCATTTCTTTCGGACGTACAGCGAGAAGGTGTGGGGAGTACCGCCGTCGCAGATCTCCGCCGAGTGGGGCGCCCAGCGCATCAAGGGGATGTCGCTGTTCAAGGCCGTATGGGAACCCCTACGCGCCCGCCTCGCCGGCCGACGCGCCGGCCGCCAACAGGTCACCAGCCTCATCGAGGAATTTCAGTACCCCAAGTTTGGTCCTGGGATGATGTGGGAACGCTGCCAAGATCTCGTGGTCGAGCAAGGATCGACGATCCTGTTCCACGCGCCGGTGACGAGCATCCGGCATCGAGATGGACTCGCCGTGTCGGTCTCCACCCCCGACGATCTCCACGAGGTCGACCATGTGATTTCCTCCATGCCCTTCAACGCGCTGCTGCGCGCCATGGACCCCCCGGTACCGGCACCGGTGCTGGCCGCCGCCAATGATCTCGGCTTCCGAGATTTCCTCTCGGTGGCCCTGGTGGTCCCCGCCGACAAGGTGGCCTGGACCGACAACTGGATCTACATCCATGCCCCTGAGGTCAAGACGATGCGCGTGCAGAACTTCGGTTCCTGGTCGCCCCACATGGTCAAAGACGGCCACAACGTCCTCGGCCTGGAGTACACCGTGGAGCAGGGCGACGAGTGGTGGAACGCCAGCGACGAGGAACTCATCGAGAAGGGCAAAACGGAGTTAGAAGCGCTCGGACTCATGCAGGCCAGTGATGTCGAGGCGGGCTACGTGGTGCGCATGCCCAAGGCGTACCCCCTCTACGACGCCACCTACAAGGCCAACGTCGAGACACTGAGGGACTGGCTCCGCCAGAACGCCTCCAATGTGCATCCGGTGGGACGTAACGGCATGCACAAGTACAACAACCAGGACCACTCGATGTACACGGCGATGCTGACCGTGGAGAACCTGCTCGGTGCCTCCCACGACATCTGGGACGTCAACGTGGAGGAGGAGTACCACGAGGAGTCATCCGGCAAGGGCGGCACCGGGCGCGATGCTCCCATCCTCCCCAAGCGCGCTTAG
- a CDS encoding M18 family aminopeptidase has product MDARALLSFIDASPSPFHACATVAARLEAEGYREVSDQSAFPTDPGRYLLRRGGSLVAWAMAPQHQAADGFRIIGAHTDSPNLRLRPHPDTGGYGYRQLAVEVYGEALVNSWLDRDLGLSGRIVVRGPHGPVTQLILIDRPIARVPQLAIHLDREVSTRGLLLNPQEHLRPIWGLGDHHQGEVAHFVAAEAGLSVDSILGLDLMLHDLTPSTFIGEHQDLISAPRLDNLCSSWAGMEALVAATDPAAPTTAQIPILALFDHEEVGSSSDRGAASPLLEAVTERIGLALGGGRDEHRRALAASWCCSADMAHATHPNYPERHEPGHIIDLDGGPVLKINSNQRYATDALSGAVFVVACEQANVPLQRYAHRGDLPCGSTIGPITATRMGIATFDVGAPQLAMHSARELCAADEPIRYARAMTAFLAPA; this is encoded by the coding sequence ATGGACGCTCGTGCCCTCCTCAGTTTCATCGATGCCTCCCCCTCGCCGTTTCACGCGTGCGCCACGGTCGCCGCCCGGCTTGAGGCGGAGGGGTACCGGGAAGTTTCCGACCAATCCGCCTTCCCTACCGACCCGGGGCGCTATCTCCTGCGGCGGGGCGGCAGCCTGGTGGCGTGGGCGATGGCGCCCCAGCACCAGGCCGCTGACGGCTTTCGCATCATCGGGGCCCACACGGATTCGCCCAATCTGCGACTGCGGCCCCACCCCGACACCGGCGGTTACGGGTACCGGCAGTTGGCGGTGGAAGTGTACGGCGAGGCCCTGGTCAACTCGTGGCTCGACCGCGACCTCGGGCTGTCGGGGCGAATTGTGGTGCGCGGGCCCCACGGCCCGGTGACCCAACTCATCCTCATCGACCGCCCCATCGCCCGGGTGCCGCAACTCGCCATCCATCTCGACCGCGAGGTGTCCACCAGGGGTCTGCTGCTCAACCCCCAGGAGCACCTTCGTCCCATTTGGGGCCTCGGCGACCACCACCAGGGGGAGGTGGCGCATTTTGTGGCCGCCGAAGCTGGGCTGAGTGTCGACAGCATTCTCGGGCTGGACCTGATGCTTCACGACCTCACCCCCAGCACCTTCATAGGGGAGCACCAAGATCTGATCAGCGCCCCCCGTCTCGACAACCTCTGTTCTTCCTGGGCCGGGATGGAGGCCCTCGTCGCCGCCACCGACCCCGCCGCCCCCACCACCGCCCAGATTCCCATCCTCGCCTTGTTCGACCACGAAGAGGTGGGCTCGTCATCGGATCGCGGGGCCGCCTCCCCCCTCCTGGAAGCGGTGACCGAGCGCATCGGGCTGGCCTTGGGGGGCGGTCGTGACGAACACCGGCGGGCCCTGGCGGCCTCGTGGTGCTGCTCAGCCGACATGGCCCATGCCACCCATCCGAACTATCCGGAGCGTCACGAACCGGGCCACATCATCGACCTCGACGGAGGCCCCGTACTCAAGATCAATAGCAATCAGCGCTACGCCACCGATGCCCTCTCCGGAGCGGTGTTTGTGGTGGCCTGCGAGCAGGCCAATGTGCCGCTCCAGCGATACGCCCACCGTGGCGATTTGCCCTGCGGCTCCACCATCGGACCGATCACCGCCACCCGTATGGGGATCGCCACCTTCGATGTGGGAGCACCGCAGTTGGCTATGCATTCGGCCCGAG
- a CDS encoding SDR family oxidoreductase translates to MARLTQLSRSIAGQVAVVTGAASGMGRSTAYLLADEGASVAVLDRSREGAEAVAQAIVANGGQAVAVVVDLAEGPAIEAAVEEARVALGPIDLLVNNAGISIPAPIDHDDFDEAWGQTMAVNLTAYAGMIRASLADLCRHGAGRVVNVASTEGLGATAFIAPYTSAKHGVVGLTRSLSVELGPRGVTVNCVCPGPIRTGMTEAIPDADKVKFARRRVPMRRYGDPEEVAQITLSLLLPAASFITGAVIAVDGGLTVQNT, encoded by the coding sequence ATGGCTCGCCTCACCCAACTCAGTCGCTCGATCGCCGGCCAGGTGGCGGTGGTCACCGGTGCCGCCAGCGGTATGGGGCGTTCCACCGCCTACCTCCTGGCCGATGAAGGCGCCTCGGTAGCGGTCCTGGACCGCAGTCGGGAGGGCGCAGAGGCGGTGGCGCAGGCCATCGTGGCCAACGGGGGTCAGGCCGTAGCCGTGGTGGTAGACCTGGCGGAGGGTCCGGCCATCGAAGCCGCCGTGGAGGAGGCCCGGGTGGCTCTGGGGCCGATCGATCTCTTGGTGAACAACGCCGGCATCAGCATCCCGGCCCCGATCGATCACGACGATTTCGACGAGGCCTGGGGACAGACCATGGCCGTGAACCTCACCGCCTATGCCGGCATGATTCGTGCCTCGCTGGCGGATCTGTGCCGCCACGGGGCCGGCCGGGTGGTGAATGTTGCCTCCACCGAGGGGCTCGGAGCCACGGCGTTCATCGCCCCCTACACCAGTGCCAAACACGGTGTGGTGGGCCTCACGCGGTCGCTGTCGGTGGAACTCGGGCCCCGGGGGGTCACGGTGAATTGTGTGTGCCCCGGGCCGATTCGCACCGGCATGACCGAGGCGATCCCCGATGCAGACAAGGTCAAGTTCGCTCGGCGGCGGGTGCCGATGCGGCGCTACGGCGACCCCGAGGAAGTGGCCCAGATCACCCTGTCGCTCTTGCTGCCGGCGGCCTCGTTCATCACGGGGGCGGTGATCGCGGTGGATGGTGGCCTCACCGTGCAAAACACATGA
- a CDS encoding glycosyltransferase: MLRMKKVGILVVAYNAASTLAQTLDRIPLDFRGEIHEILIGDDYSQDSTHLVALGYQQIAPELPLRIVRHEHNLGYGGNQKWGYQYAIEHGWDVVVLLHGDGQYAPELLPSMIKPIVDGRAEAVFGSRIMNQGEARRGGMPAYKYVGNRILTTFQNAVVGTELTEWHSGYRAYDVKALEALPLDVNADGFNFDTEIIIQLHEAGYRIHEIPIPTYYGDEICYVDGLGYAKDVVKDVLRYRAHKMGFGTGAKAFSSTAYDIKAGDDSSHGRIQRWMSLRPPSRILDLGCSDGELGARLIEMGHEVIGVDLEEHKGVRGRLTDFFQADLEQGIPEGVGENFDVVLCADVLEHVRSPEDVLESARSVLRSGGSVITSIPNFGHWYPRVRVAVGRFDYDARGILDRGHLRFFTKRSFGHLVYSNGWEIRREEAIGLPLEVADRGASGPGGGSGVRDTLRRLDGALVAIRPQLFSYQFVYELCSRD, translated from the coding sequence ATGCTAAGGATGAAAAAAGTTGGGATTCTCGTGGTGGCCTACAACGCGGCCAGCACGCTCGCGCAAACCCTCGATCGCATCCCCTTGGATTTCCGGGGGGAAATCCACGAGATCCTCATCGGCGACGACTACAGCCAAGACTCCACCCACCTCGTGGCGCTCGGATACCAGCAGATTGCCCCGGAACTACCGCTGCGGATCGTCCGTCATGAACACAACCTCGGTTACGGCGGCAACCAGAAGTGGGGCTACCAGTACGCCATCGAGCACGGGTGGGACGTGGTGGTGCTGCTCCATGGCGACGGTCAGTACGCCCCCGAGTTGCTGCCTTCCATGATCAAGCCCATTGTGGACGGCCGGGCGGAGGCAGTCTTCGGGTCGCGGATCATGAACCAGGGTGAAGCCCGTCGCGGCGGCATGCCAGCCTACAAATACGTGGGCAACCGGATTCTCACCACCTTCCAAAACGCGGTGGTGGGTACCGAACTCACGGAGTGGCACTCCGGTTACCGGGCCTACGACGTGAAGGCACTAGAGGCACTCCCGCTCGACGTCAACGCCGACGGCTTCAACTTTGACACGGAGATCATCATTCAGCTCCATGAGGCCGGGTACCGGATCCACGAGATCCCCATCCCCACCTACTACGGCGACGAGATCTGTTACGTCGACGGCCTGGGCTACGCCAAAGACGTCGTGAAGGATGTGCTGCGGTATCGCGCCCACAAGATGGGCTTCGGCACCGGGGCGAAGGCGTTTTCCTCCACTGCCTATGACATCAAAGCGGGTGATGATTCGTCCCACGGTCGGATCCAACGGTGGATGAGTCTGCGACCGCCCTCGCGTATTTTGGATCTCGGCTGCTCCGACGGGGAGTTGGGGGCTCGGCTGATCGAGATGGGGCATGAAGTCATCGGGGTGGACCTCGAGGAACACAAGGGCGTGCGGGGGCGACTTACCGATTTCTTCCAGGCCGATCTTGAGCAGGGAATCCCCGAGGGAGTCGGGGAAAATTTTGACGTGGTGCTGTGCGCGGATGTTCTCGAGCACGTTCGTTCGCCGGAAGATGTCCTGGAATCGGCCCGGTCGGTGCTTCGCTCCGGGGGGAGTGTGATCACCAGTATCCCCAACTTCGGCCATTGGTATCCGCGTGTTCGGGTGGCGGTGGGTCGCTTCGACTACGACGCTCGGGGCATCCTGGATCGCGGGCACCTGCGGTTCTTCACCAAGAGGAGTTTCGGCCATCTGGTGTATTCGAACGGCTGGGAAATCCGTCGCGAGGAAGCGATCGGTCTCCCCTTGGAGGTAGCCGATCGCGGAGCGTCCGGGCCGGGTGGCGGAAGCGGGGTGCGCGACACACTGCGCCGCCTCGACGGCGCGCTGGTGGCGATCCGCCCGCAACTGTTCAGCTATCAGTTCGTGTACGAGTTGTGTTCGCGGGATTGA
- a CDS encoding alpha/beta fold hydrolase: protein MSTSVALVHGFATSSARTWGDNGWLDLLADAGRRAWPIDLLGHGTAAKPHDPAAYDAMEQLVLAQLPAEPVDAIGFSLGARVLLSLASEVPERFERLVLTAVGANLLRSDGSDLVLRAIQGEGDPANPVVAYFAGLAQHPDVDPLALAACLQSSRPALSAQSLARVNIPVLVILGDQDFAGPGEPLVELLPHAELVTLRNIDHFATPKDFGCIDAALTFLGASL from the coding sequence ATGTCCACTTCTGTTGCGCTCGTGCACGGGTTCGCCACCTCTAGTGCGCGCACCTGGGGCGACAACGGATGGCTCGACCTCCTCGCCGATGCCGGCCGTCGCGCGTGGCCGATCGATCTGCTCGGCCACGGCACCGCCGCCAAGCCCCACGACCCGGCGGCCTACGACGCCATGGAGCAATTGGTGCTGGCCCAACTCCCCGCCGAACCGGTCGACGCCATCGGCTTCTCACTCGGTGCCCGGGTGCTGCTCAGCCTCGCCAGCGAGGTGCCCGAGCGCTTCGAGCGCCTTGTGCTCACTGCCGTCGGCGCCAACCTGTTGCGCAGCGACGGCAGTGATCTGGTGTTGCGGGCCATCCAGGGCGAAGGTGATCCCGCCAATCCCGTCGTGGCCTACTTCGCCGGCCTGGCCCAGCACCCCGACGTGGATCCGCTCGCCCTCGCCGCCTGCCTCCAGTCGTCGCGCCCCGCCCTAAGTGCGCAGAGCCTGGCCCGGGTGAACATCCCAGTCCTGGTGATCCTTGGCGACCAAGACTTCGCCGGCCCCGGCGAGCCACTGGTAGAGCTGCTTCCTCACGCCGAACTGGTCACCTTGCGCAACATCGACCACTTCGCCACGCCGAAAGATTTTGGCTGCATCGATGCCGCCCTCACGTTCCTCGGGGCATCCCTGTGA
- a CDS encoding Gfo/Idh/MocA family oxidoreductase, whose amino-acid sequence MVASPCKTHEARAGSVVTVKVGFIGAGHIATYHGKSLRRSGADHVIAAVYDVDPSRARAFAQASGAEAMGSEAAVMAAVDALYVCTWTSEHPRVVMAAAARGLPLFCEKPLAITLDQARSAAAAVVEAGVINQVGLVLRSSPAFLELEHQLADPANGRVQAVVLRDDQYLPVQGMYGSSWRADQTKAGAGTLLEHSIHDVDALEWLIGPMRSVSARSSTFHGHPGIEDTMVGSMEFAGGAQGTLVSVWHQLLERPSLRRLEVICEHAFITLEHDAHGPVTWIRSDGSSGSLEGQELLAAVSERSGGRVPNQDRGFVEAVATGAAGDHPDLLTAVRAHEVVDAMYRSAASGGNAVPVG is encoded by the coding sequence ATGGTGGCCTCACCGTGCAAAACACATGAAGCGAGAGCGGGGTCGGTCGTGACGGTGAAGGTTGGGTTCATCGGAGCGGGGCACATCGCCACCTACCACGGGAAGAGCTTGCGGCGCTCCGGGGCCGATCACGTGATCGCCGCCGTGTACGACGTGGATCCGTCGCGCGCTCGGGCTTTCGCCCAGGCCTCCGGGGCCGAGGCGATGGGCAGCGAGGCGGCGGTGATGGCGGCGGTGGACGCGCTCTACGTGTGTACCTGGACCAGTGAGCACCCTCGGGTGGTGATGGCCGCCGCGGCCCGCGGTTTGCCGCTGTTTTGTGAAAAGCCGTTGGCGATCACCCTGGATCAGGCCCGGTCGGCGGCGGCGGCGGTGGTGGAGGCCGGTGTGATCAATCAGGTGGGTTTGGTGCTGCGCAGCAGTCCCGCTTTCCTCGAACTTGAGCACCAGTTGGCCGATCCCGCCAACGGGCGCGTGCAGGCCGTGGTGCTGCGCGACGATCAGTACTTGCCGGTGCAGGGGATGTACGGCTCGAGTTGGCGGGCGGACCAGACCAAGGCCGGGGCCGGGACATTGCTCGAGCACTCGATCCACGACGTTGATGCACTCGAGTGGCTGATCGGTCCTATGCGATCCGTGAGTGCTCGCTCCTCCACCTTTCATGGCCATCCGGGCATCGAAGACACCATGGTGGGTTCGATGGAATTTGCCGGTGGGGCTCAGGGCACGCTGGTCAGTGTCTGGCACCAACTCTTAGAGCGGCCGAGCCTGCGACGGCTCGAGGTGATCTGCGAACATGCCTTCATCACGCTTGAGCACGACGCCCACGGTCCGGTGACCTGGATCCGTTCCGATGGCTCGTCGGGATCACTGGAGGGCCAGGAACTACTAGCGGCGGTCAGTGAACGCAGTGGGGGTCGAGTACCCAACCAGGATCGAGGATTCGTGGAGGCCGTGGCCACCGGCGCGGCGGGTGATCACCCCGACCTGCTCACCGCCGTGCGGGCGCACGAGGTGGTGGACGCGATGTATCGCTCCGCCGCCAGCGGCGGCAACGCCGTGCCGGTGGGCTAG
- a CDS encoding glycosyltransferase family 1 protein, translating into MPETTPDRQKLGDVATAAGLRRMHILAWRDLDDIEAGGSEVHAAEIALRWAAAGIEVVMRTSHAQGHPNQIERDGYRVIRRRGRHLVFLDAPLQELRRSGGRRDGLLEVWNGLPFFTPLWARGPRTTFIHHVHGDMWRQVMTPHLARLGEVLELRVAPRLYRHSRILTPSPSSRQQIIHRLGIPADQITAVPNGIDPRFSPGGTRSAHPRVLVVGRLVPHKRLEWIIAAVSAIRPRLPEVQLVIVGEGYERSALARLVHDQQADAFVHFEGRISPEALVDHYRSAWLVASASSHEGWGMTLTEGAACGTPAVATRIDGHVDVVQDQRTGLLVDNQHELTAAIEQVLTDCDLRTALGAAAQTQADGLTWDRTALEVLQSVADQCLR; encoded by the coding sequence ATGCCCGAGACCACCCCTGATCGCCAGAAGCTGGGCGACGTAGCCACCGCCGCGGGCCTACGCCGGATGCACATACTCGCCTGGCGTGACCTCGACGACATCGAAGCCGGCGGATCAGAGGTGCACGCAGCGGAGATTGCCTTGCGCTGGGCGGCCGCCGGCATCGAGGTGGTGATGCGCACCTCCCATGCCCAGGGCCATCCCAACCAGATCGAGCGCGACGGCTACCGGGTGATCCGTCGCCGGGGGCGGCACCTCGTATTCCTGGATGCCCCCCTACAGGAACTCCGCCGATCGGGCGGTCGCCGCGACGGGCTGTTGGAAGTGTGGAACGGCCTCCCTTTTTTCACCCCCCTGTGGGCCCGGGGTCCGCGGACCACCTTCATTCACCATGTCCACGGCGACATGTGGCGGCAGGTGATGACGCCGCACCTCGCCCGCCTCGGTGAGGTGCTCGAACTGCGCGTGGCCCCCCGCCTGTATCGACATTCGCGCATCCTCACGCCATCGCCGTCGTCACGGCAGCAAATCATTCACCGCTTGGGCATCCCCGCCGACCAGATCACCGCGGTGCCCAACGGCATCGACCCGCGCTTCTCCCCGGGCGGCACACGCAGTGCCCATCCCCGAGTACTGGTGGTAGGTCGACTCGTCCCCCACAAGCGCCTCGAGTGGATCATCGCCGCCGTGTCGGCGATCCGACCTCGTCTCCCTGAGGTGCAGTTGGTCATTGTCGGGGAAGGTTACGAGCGCAGCGCGTTGGCCCGCCTCGTGCACGACCAACAAGCCGACGCCTTCGTGCATTTCGAGGGTCGAATCTCCCCGGAGGCGCTGGTGGATCACTACCGATCCGCGTGGCTCGTCGCCAGCGCCTCGTCGCACGAGGGATGGGGCATGACCCTCACCGAGGGCGCCGCCTGCGGCACCCCGGCGGTGGCCACTCGAATCGATGGCCACGTGGATGTGGTGCAGGACCAGCGCACCGGACTGCTCGTCGACAACCAGCACGAACTCACCGCCGCTATCGAGCAGGTCCTCACCGATTGCGATCTCCGGACCGCGCTGGGAGCCGCCGCCCAAACACAGGCCGACGGGCTCACCTGGGATCGCACCGCCCTAGAGGTCTTACAGAGCGTGGCGGACCAATGTCTCCGGTAA